The nucleotide window CCGGTCTACTTCGACCGTGTGACCGACTTCGGGAAGGCGCTGACAGAGTCCGGCGTAGTCACAGGAGAGACGCTGTTCGGCTCGTCACTCTCGACGGGCGTTCTCCTGTACGGCAGCCACCTGCTCGTGTTGTTCGTCCTAACCGGGCCGTTGGGCCTCGCGGACAGACAGCGAGGTGACGACGACCGCGACAGACGCGAGCCGTGGCGGTACGCCTTCGACGACGCTGGTGGCGGACAGATAGAGGTGTTCTTGGAGAACGGTCCCCACATCCGTGGTGAGTTCGATCCCTCCGCGTGGGACTCCTCGCGGAAGGACCTGTACCTGAGAGATCCGAAGAGTCTGTCCGACGGCAAGCCGGTGCCGCTCGAACAGAGTATGCTTATCAGATCGGAGTGGATCACTGGCGTCGTGTTCCCCGAAGACGATCCAAACGGTGGACTGATGGAAAACGAAAAACTGTCCGAACAGCAAATGCAGATTCTCGACAATTATCTCGGCAGTTTGGAGTTGGTCGGAACAAATTCATTCACGACACGTAAATCTGAAATAAATGACGGCCTGAACAACGACAGCACCGAAGACACAGACGGAGATGAGAGTTCGTAGCTGGAGTAACGGCTACGCCCCCTCAGCAGAGTTCAGTCCACTCTCTGTGGTGTACTGCGGATACGTCTTGTACACCTGCCGCAGAACCCTGTCGATCGTCTTGTCGCCTAGGTCCCGTTTGAGTTCCTCTACAGAGCCGAGTACACGCTCTAAGCCCTCTTGTTCGCGGAGCAGTGCCTCGACGAGTTTTGCCCCCTCGTCTGTGAGTGAGTAGACGAGAATCTCGCTGCCGCCGGGGACCTGTTCCTCACGCTTCTCCACGAATCCTTTCTGTTCCAGCGCGTTCACAGTACCCGCCAGACTCTCCGAGAACGGCCCGTATCTGTCAGGCTCGAACTCGTGGAGTTCCTCGACACCGTACTCCTCCTGTGCGAGAAAGGCCAGCTTCTGGAGCTTGGTCGCACCGCGGATCTCGCTGCGGCCGTCGGCGTACAGCAGCGCGAGCGGGAGCAGCACGTCGGTCACAGTCGCCCCACCTCGCAGATCATACTCGACAATCCATCGGCTCTGAAGCTAAAGCCTGCGGCTCGCTCCCTCCGACCGGTAACGTTCGCCAACGGCAGGCAGTTTATACGGTGGGGGCGTCGAAAGGGTAGTATGCGCCAGTGTGACTCCCACCGACGGCGCGACGTGCGCGAACTGTTCCGACTCGCCGGCTCCCGGACGGGAATCGGTATCGGAACACGCACAATTCCGGGAGTCACGACACTCCCCCCACACGGCCGCGACGACGACGCGAACGCGACCGTGCCCGACACGCGGGGGTATCGACGTGCAGTCTGACACCGTCGGCGACGCCACAGACGGGGACCCGAGCGACGACCTGGAGACGGACGGCGGCCGCGGGGACCCGCAGGTCCACACGGTCCAGCTGGAGCTCCCGGACGAGCCCGGGCAGTTGTTGGCGGCCCTCCAGCCGATCGCGGACAACGGCGGTAACCTGATGTCGGTCGTCCACGAGCGGGGCGAGCGAACGCCACGCGGCCGCATTCCCGTGGAGATCGATCTCGAGTGCCCGCCGGCGCGGTTCGACGGCGTCCTGGCGGGGCTGCGTGACGCGGGCGTGACCGTCGTCACTGCGGACGCGGAGGCGTACGCCGACGAGGTGACGGTCGTACTCGTCGGTCACCTCGTCGACACGGGGCTGTCGGGGACGCTCCAGGACGTGCGTGACGACGCCGAAGTGACGGTCGCGGACGTGGCGTTGTCGGCGCCGGACGCGGACGCCCGCGAGGAGCCGTCTGCGGCACGGCTCCACCTCCGGACCCGCGAGGGGTGTACGGAACGGGCCTTGGAGGCGGTTCGGGCGGTGGCAGCGGAGAAGGACCTGACCGTGATCGAGCCGCTGGGGGGTGTCTGACCGTGCGGCTCGCAGTGCTCGGCGCCGGTGCGGTCGGCGGCGCGGTCGCGGAGCTGGCGGACGAGTACGGCCACGAGGTGGTGGCGCTCGCGGACTCTTCGACCGCGGCCGTCGACGACGACGGCGTCGACGCCGCGGCGGCGCTGCAGGCGAAGGCCGCCGACGCCGGCCTCGGCACGGCGGCCCCCGAAGACGCTCTCGCGGCCGACTACGACGTGCTCGTGGAGGCGACACCGACGACGCTGGGCGACGCACAGCCCGGCTTCGACCACGTCGCGTCTGCGCTCGAACGCGACCGAGATGTCGTGTTGGCCAACAAGGGGCCCGTCGCCGAGCGGTACGCCGACGTGCGTGCGCTGGCGGCCGACTCCGCCGGCAGCGTCCAGTTCGAGGCGACCGTCGCCGGCGCGATTCCGGTGTTGTCGACGCTGTCGGATCTGGGCCCCTCGCGGGTGGACGCCGTCCGAGGGGTGCTCAACGGGACGGCGAACTTCGTCCTCTCGCGGATGGCCGCCGAAGGGTTGGGGTACGAACACGTGCTCGCGGAGGCCCAGGACCTGGGCGTCGCGGAGGCGGACCCCGCCTTCGACGTGGAGGGGACGGACGCCGCGTTGAAGTGCGTGATCCTGTCGAACCGGCTCGCCGAGGCGGAGACGGAGTCGGTCGCGGAGCTACGGGCGGCGACGACGAGCCTGGCCGAGGCAGAGATTCAGGGGATCACCGACCTGCCGCCGAACGCGCTGGAGCTGGCGGCAGACGACGGCCAAACGGTACGGCTGATCGGCGAGGCCACCCGCGACTCCGTCCGGGTCGGCCCGCGGCTCGTCCCGGAGAACGGGACGCTCGCGGTGTCGGGCACCCGTAACATCGTGGAACTGGAGACGGCACACGCCGGGCGGCTGGCGATCTCCGGACGCGGCGCCGGCGGCGACGCCACCGCGACGGCGGTGCTGTCGGACGTGAACCGGCTGTAGCGAACGACGCGCGTGGATCCCCCGCCGAGGGGGTCGTCACCAGAACTTGAGGTTGTTCTTCACTGCCTCCCGCTTGAGCTCCTGGATGTGCTCGGTGAGCGGGATGTCCTTCGGACACACCTCCGTGCAGGAGAACTGGGTCTGACACCGCCAGACGCCGTTCTCCTGTTCCACGATCCGGAGCCGGTGTTCTTTCATCTCCTCGCCTTCGCGTTCGTCCATCGTGAAGCGGTAGGCCTTGTTGATGGCCGCGGGGCCGAGGTACTCGTTGTTTCCGGCGGCGACGTTACAGGAGGACATACACGCCCCACACCAGATACACCGGGTGGACATCTTGATCTTCTCGCGGTTCTCCCGGCTCTGGCGTTGTTCGGCCAACTCCTCGTCCGGTGTCTCGTCCGTCTGGAAGTACGGCTCGACGGACTCCATCTGGTCGTAGAAGTGCGACATGTCGACGACGAGGTCCTTGCGCACCTCGGCGTGAGGCAACGGCTCCACACGGACGGGGTCCGCGAGGTCGGCCAACTGCGTCTTACAGCCGAGCCGCTGGCGGCCGTTGACGAACAGGGCGTCGGAGCCACAGATCGCCTGTCGGCAGGAGTGACGGAACGTGAGCGAGGCGTCGTAGTTGTCGCGGGCGTAGATGAGGGCGTCCAGGACCGTCATCCCCTTCTCGAAGGGGACGTGGAAGTCGTCGAACCGGGGCTCCATCTTCCCCTCCACGTCCGGGTCGTACCGGAACACCTTGAGGTGAACCGTGTCCTCGTCCCCGTCGGGCGCGGCCTCTGTCTCGCGGCGGAGGCGTTCGGCCGCGTCCGAGCGGCCCTCGTCGCGCTGCCGACGCCGTTGGTCGCCCGGGCTCTCTTCGGTCTCTGTCTCGGCTTCTGCGTCCGTCTCGGACTTCGGAACTTGTGTGCTCATTGTTAGATCAGTGAGATACCGGCCCACTCGTTCGCGGTTCGGACACCCTGGACGATCAACACGGCGCTGGCGGCGATCAGCGTCCACTTGACTGCCCGGCGCCGACGGCCGGACAGCCCTTGGTTGATGAGTGCGTTGTACACGCCGTTGACCCCGTGGAACGTCGCCGTCAACAGGAACAACACCATCAGCGAGTAGTAGGTCCACTGGCTCATCCGGGCGCTGGAGGCGGCGAACGACACCTCGGCGGCGTGGTTGACGAAGTGCAACAGGAAGAAGTGGAACGCGAGCACGACGACGAGGAACGCCGCCGTGATGCGCTGCCACAGCCACCGTCGCCCGCCCGGCTCGAACGAGGAGTAACGTTCGCTCACGTCAGAACACCCCCGCGAGGAACGTCGGGACGGACGCGACGACGATGGCGCCGGTCAGCCCCAACGAGGCGTAGAACGCCCGATCCTGTGCCTCCAAGCCGATGCCGAGGTCGACGAGCAGGAGCCGGAGCCCGTTGAGGATGTGGAAGACGGCGACGGCCAACAGCCCGATTTCCAACACCCGCACGAGCAACAGACTCTCCAGCGTCGCAATGGTTTCCGTGTACATCCCGGGGCTCTGGAGCGCGGTACTGAGGACGGCGATGTGGGTGAACAGGTAGCCGACGAGCACCCAGCCCGTGAACTTGTGGAACACCCAGGCCCACATACCCGCGGAGAACTCCCGCCACCGGCCGAAGTCTTCCACGAGACCCCGTTCGTACGACTGGCTCATGTCCGGTCGTGAGGTTCCTCCCGGCTTAGTAGTTTCGCGTGCGGGTCGTCACCGCCACGACCGGCGGACGGACCGCGGAAAGGCTTTGAGTTGGGGGTGGGTTAGGGGGTGACATGGAGACGGACGCGCTGGTCGACACGCTCCAGGACGCTGGCCTCTCGCCGTACCAGGCGAACGCCTACGTAGCCCTCCTGGAGCTGGGTGTCGCCTCGGCCACGGAGGTGGCGGAGGTGAGTGACGTGCCGGCCCCACGCATCTACGACGTGCTCGGCGCCTTGGAGGATCAAGGGTACATCGAGACGTACGAACAGAACACGCTCCACGCCCGCGCCCACAGCCCGACGGACGTGCTGGAGGACCTCCGAACCCGGTCGGATCGGTTCGAACGCGCCGCAGACGAGGTGGAAGACCGTTGGGAGCAGCCGGAACTGGAGGGCAACGAGGCCAGTATCGTCTCGCGATTCCGGACGGTGTTGGAGCGTGCGGAGACGTTCGTCGACGAGGCCGCCCACCAGGTGCTGCTGTCGACGACGACGGATCACTTCCGCCGGCTGCGCCCGAGCCTGGAGGCCGCCTACGACCGGGGCGTCAGCGTCCGGGTGTCGCTCCACACGGAACGCGAGACGGACGTGGACACGCTGCCAGACCCGGCCGGCGTCGCCACGGAGGTGCGTCACCGACCGCTGCCGGCGCCGTTCCTGGCGCTCGCGGACCGCCGTCGCGCCTGTTTCGCACACCACCCGGAGGCGTACGACCAGTACGGCGTCCTCATCAGCGACCGGACCCACACGTTCGTGTTCTACTGGTACTTCCTGACGAGCCTCTGGGAGCAGTGGGAGCCGGTCCACGACGACCAGACTGACGGGCTCCCGGTGGAGTACATGGACATCCGCAACTGCGCCCGCGACCTCTCGGCGTTGGACCTGTCGGAACACGACGCCCGGCTGCGCGTCGAAGGGTACGACGTCGACACCGGGGAGGAACGGGAGCTCGTCGGCACCGTCGAGGCGATCAGGTGTCCCGTGCCGGTGGAGCCGGACACACACGTCGTGGACCTGGTCGGTCAGGTCACGCTCGACGTGCGGACGGAGGAGGGGACGGTGCCGGTCGGCGGCTGGGGAGCGCTGATCGAGGACGTGGAGGCGACTCGGATCACGCTGTTGTCGGTCGAGCCGGACCCCGGGTCGGAGTGGGTCGACGCCCACCGCGACCGCACGCTGGAGTGACGCGGCGGCGGCTCCGGAATGGATAAACGGGCGCTGGCCGAACGACGAGTAGATGAGCGATTGGACGGAGAAGTACCGACCGTCGTCGCTGTCGGAGCTGCGAGGCAACGACTCGGCGGTCGACGCGGTACGCGAGTGGGCCCGCTCCTGGGACGACCACGGCGAGGCCGCGGTGTTGCACGGTTCCCCGGGGATCGGGAAGACCTCGGCGGCACACGCCCTCGCGGCGGACAGGGGCTGGGAGACGGTGGAGCTGAACGCCTCCGACCAGCGCACCGCCGACGACATCGAGCGGTACGCCGGCCGGGCGGCGAGCAACACCACCCTCGGGAGCGCCGGCGACGACGGGGACGACGGCCGTCAGCTCGTGATCGTCGACGAGGCGGACAACATCCACGGCAACTACGACCGTGGCGGCGCGGGCGCGGTGACCCGGCTCGTCGAGGAGGCGCGCCAGCCGGTCGTCCTGATCGCCAACGACTACTACGACATGTCCCGCGGGCTCCGCAACGCCACCCGCGAGATCGAGTTCCGCGACGTGTCCGCGCGGTCGATCCTCCCGGTGCTCCGTGACCTCTGTCGAAAGGAGGGGATCGAGTTCGAGACGGCGGCGCTCGAACGTATCGCCGAACAGAACGACGGTGACCTCCGGGGGGCGGTCAACGACCTCCAAGCGGTCGCCGAGGGGCGCGAACACCTGGAGCTCGCGGACGTGGTGACGAGCGACCGCGACCAGACGGTCGATCTGTTCCCGTTCTTGGATCTCGTGTTGAAGGAGACGGACGACGCCCGGGAGGCGCTGCAGACCTCATACGACGTCGAGGAGACGCCGGACGACCTCGTCGGCTGGATCGAGGAGAACGCCCCGAAGGAGTACGACGGCGCGGCGCTGGCCCGCGCGTACGACAGTCTGGCGAACGCCGACCGCTGGCTCGGCGTCGTCCGGGCGACCCAAGACTACTCCTACTGGCGGTACGCGGGTGACGCGGCGACTGCGGGCGTCGCCGCAGCCCGCGACGGCACCGGCGGCGGCTGGACCCGATGGACCCGGCCGACGTTCTACCACTCCAGTTCGAACACGGCCGACCACGTCGTCAGACAGATCGCCCGGGCCGAGGGGACGAGCATGGCGACGGCCCGCCGCGAGGTGTTGCCGTTCCTGTCGACGCTCACTCACCACTGCAAGCCACGAGAGCTCACGGTCCGGATGGCGGCCGCCTACGACTTAGAGGAGGATCACGTCGCGTTCGTCACCGGCTCCGGCGAGACGACGAACAAGGTCCAGTCCATCGTGGAAGACGCCGCCGAGCGCCGTGCGGCGTTGGTCGAGGAACACGCCGCCGGCGCGTTCGAGGGGACCGCCTCTCTCGCCGAGGACGCGGAGCAGCCGGACGACGCGGCGGCAGACGACGCGTCGGCGGACACGGAGACCGACGCGGACGCAGAAGGAGAGGAGGAAGACGACGATCAGTCCGGACTCGGCGACTTCGTGTAGCTACGTGGACGGCGACGCGGCGTAGCCGGTGACGGCCGTCGCCTCCAACGCCCACAGGTCCACGCTCCCGCGCGGGTCGGCCTCGCGGAACAGACTGGGGTACCAGCCGTTGTCGTCGATGGCCTCGCGGGCGGCCGCCCACTCCGCCTCCGACTCCAACTGCTCTACGGCCCCGCGGACGAGCACACTGTGCCAGTCCGTCCGACTGTCCTCGGCGTACACTGTCAGCGTCGCCCGTTCAGTCGTCTCCGCGAACGTCGCCTTCGTGCTCGGCTCGTGGTAGCCGACGAACACGAAGTGACAGTGGTCGCCGTCGTAGCCGAACGACACCGGCACCGCGTACGCCTCGTTCTCGCGGGCCAACGCCAACACACCGGTGCCGTGGTCTCGCAGCGCCTCGTCTCTCGCCCCGTCCGACATCTCGTTGGCGACGAGCGCGTCCACGTCCGCCGACGTCTCGGATGGATCTGTCATGGTACGGGTGTGGGTACGATTGACACGCTAATCAACGTACCCCCGGTTCACCACACCAGAACGTCGTGTCGGTGGTCTCAGGCCTCCGCGAGTTCCTCTTCGAGCAACACGTCGTTGAGAGCGTCTCGGACGCGCTCCCCGGTCTCGCGGTCGCCGGCGGTAGTGACGATCCGGTTCTCCTGGACGCTGGAGCCGTCACGGAGGAGGAGTCTGACGTTGCCGTGTTCGTCGGCGCGGGTCACCTTCGCCCGCAGCCCGCGCTGGGAGCCCTGGCCGCCGGCGTCGATGGGGCCGGGGATGATCTTCTTGACGTGTGGGTGTTCGGCGACCGTCTGGATCGCCCGCCGACCGACTCGTTCGCCGATCAGCGTGGAGTGGCTGCCGCCGATCTTCTCGGCGGGCGACTTCTCTACCACCTCCAACGCCGGCTCGCCGCGCCGCCGGAGCACGGCCGTCACCGGTTCCTCGTCGGGCACCCGGAGGAACTCGTAGTGGAGCTGTGCCCTGGTCTCCCGGAGGGCGGCGCGGTCGCCGGCGGCGTACACCGTCTCCGGGCGCTTGCGTCTGATCTCGTCTGCCACCCGCCCGGCGTAGTTGCGGAGCTGGGCGCGTCTGGTGCGTTCGCCGTCGTCGGGCACGGTCGTGATATCCGTTCGGCCGAGGAACGCGGCCGTCTCCGACGGTGCCGAGAAGTCGGGGTCGTCCGGTTCGCCGTACAGCATCGTCAGCCGGGCTCGGTCCGGACCGAAGACGACGACGACACTGTCCGCGTTGGCCGTCTCGCAGGCCAGACAGTAGTCGCCGGGCCGATCTAACGACTGGCCACACCGGCGACAGTTCATCGTCACTGTTAGCACCGCCGGCCGGATAAGTCTCTCCGTCCGGTCGCTACTCCTCGTCGTCGACGACGACCTCGGCGGGCTCCGACTCCTCCGAGCCGTCGTCGTCGCCGCCTCCGGACTGTTCCTGGTACAACAGCCCTCCGACGACCAACACGACGATCCACGACCGCCAGTTGGCGAGGTTCAGAGTGTAGCCGACGCCGAACGGCTTCTGTACGAGCATCCCCTCGCCCGGCTGCCAGTACGACGACAGCATCCGGCCCAGGCTCGGGCGCTCGAAGTTGTACGGTACTCCGAACAGTTCGCCCGACTGCGGTTTGTCTGCCATACGCGACGTTTCTCCACGCCGCTGTATATCTCTTGCCGTCGACCTCGCCGACTCGAACTGATCGCCGACTCGGGTCGACCGTCGAGTCGAACCGACTGTCGACACACTAATCGAACCGGCCGACGAGTCGATACATCGGTTTACGTTAAACGTAGCGTCACGCTAGAGCGGACGTGTTGTCAGTACGATGACGTGCGTGGTGGCGTGGTCGACCGTCGGCGGCCGACAGGGCGACTCGTGATCGGGGGTGTCGCGGACACGGAGGTGGACGGGGAGATCGTCCAGATCGTCACGGACAGCGCGGCGACCGTCTCGGCCGTGTTCGAGGAGAAGGTGCGGCACGTGCTCGCCGCCAACGGTATCACGGGGGTGTCGGACACGGCGTGGTACACGGTCCCACCGGTCGCTTGGACGCTCGAACGGATCGGTGAAGCCGCAGGACGGACGGTTCTCCGCCGAATCGGCGGGCGAGTGGTGACCGACGACCGGTCGCTGTCGGTGCCGCCGGAGCCAGGGCGGGCGTTCGTGGCACTCGCGGAGTTCGTGAGCGAGGACGTCCACCGGGGGCCGGCGGCAGACCGTGTGGCGGCCTGTCGGGCACGTCGTCGGGAGCCGGGGCGTTGGCGGTTGGCGGCGGTGGACGGCTACCAGTACCCGCCGGCGTTCGCCGAGGGCGTGTTCCGGGCGACGGCCGCGACGGCCGCCGGCGTGGCGCCCGAGCGGGTCGCAGTCGAGGCGGTCACGCCGGCGGCGGACGAGCGACACGCGGTCGCGCTCTCCTGGTAGCCAACACACAAGTGCGCCCCCGGCGAGGTGTGCGTGTGCCAGCAGCAATTGTCACCGGCTCCTCTCGGGGGATCGGCGCGGCGACCGCGATCCGGTTCGCGCGTGACGGCTACGACGTGACCGTCAACTATCACACGTCACCGGACGCGGCCGCGGAGACGGCCGCGACCGTCCGCGAGGCCGGCCGGGAGGCGACGGTCGTGGAGGCGGACGCCAGCGACCCGGCGGGCGCCCGGCGACTCGTCGACCGGACCGTCGAGGCGTTCGGCGGCGTCGATCACCTCGTCAACAACGCCGGCATCGACCAACACGTGTACACCGACGAGCTGTCGCCCGACGACTTCGACCGGGTGATGGACGTGAACGTCAACTCCGCGTTCTGCTGTACGAAGGCGGCGCTGTCGGCACTCCGGGAGAGCGACGGCGGCGAGGCGTCGACGGCGTCCGTGACGAACGTCTCGTCGATCCTCGCGTTCACCGGGGCACCCGTCGAGGTTCACTACGCCGCCTCCAAGGGCGGACTGATCTCGCTGACGAAGAGCCACGCGGCAGACTTCGCCCCGGAGGTCCGGGTGAACGCCGTCGCTCCCGGTCACGTCGAGACGGACATGACCGCCGACCGCACGCCAGCGGAGAAACGCGAGGAGTTGGCGGCGATTCCGGTGGATCGGTACGGCCAGCCCGAAGACATCGCCGAGGCGGTCGCGTACCTCCGTGACGCCGGCTTCGTCAACGGAGAGACGCTCCACGTCAACGGTGGGGAGCTGATGCGGTAGCTACACCGCGTCCGCCAGTCGATCCAGCCCCGTCTCCAGCCGTTCACGGGAGTTGGCGAACGACAGCCGCAGACGGCCCTCGTCGCCCTCGCCGAAGCCGGAGCCGGGGGCGAGCACGACGCCGTGCTCCGAGAGGAGTCGTTTCGCCAGCGCCAGGCTGTCAGTCGCGCCCTCGACGTCGAGGAAGGCGTAGAAGGCCCCCTCCGGTCGTGGTGCGCGCACCCCGTCGATCTCGTCGAGTCGGCGGGCGACGTAGTCGCGGCGCTCGCGGAACGCCGCGTACATCTCCTCGGCCGGCGCCGCCGGGCCGGTGAGCGCCGCCAGCGCGGCGTGTTGGGAGGGTGCCGGCGGGCAACTGGTCGTCCCCTCTCGAACCTTCGTCGCGCCGTCGACGACGGCGTCGGGGGCGGCGAGCCAGCCGAGCCGCCAGCCGGTCATCGCGTGGGTCTTCGACAGCGAGCCGACGGTGACGACACGCTCCGGGTGGTCGACGACCGCGGCGACACCGGTCGGGTCGCGGTCGTACGTCAGGCCGGCGTACACCTCGTCGGCGATCACGTAGGCGTCGTGTTCGGCGGCGGCTTCGGTGACGCGCGCCACTGGCTCCGGGTCGTACACGCGGCCGGTGGGGTTGGAGGGGGTCGTGAGGACGACCGCGGCGGTGTCGTCGTCGACGGCGTCGATCACGCGGTCGGCGTCCAGGTCGTACGGGTACGACAACGGCACTTCCCGGAGGTCCCCCCCGGCGAGGGCGGCGTGGATCTCGTAGTTGGGCCAGACGGGGCTGGGGGTGACGACAGTCTCGCCGGGGTCGACGAGCGTGAGCATGGTGACGTGGAGCGCCTCCATGCCGCCGACCGTGGCGACGACCTGGTCGGGGTCGTACGGGAGGTCGTAGTCGGCGGCGAGGGTGTCGGCGATCGCACGCCGGAGGGGGTCGATGCCGGCGCTGGCGGTGTAGTCGGTGGCGCCGTCGCGGACGGCCTCGAAGGCGGCCTCGGTGACGTGTTCGGGGGTGTCGAAGTCGGGCTCGCCGACCTCCAGCCGGACGGGGTCTTCGCCGGCGGCCTCGGCCTCGCCGGCGAGGTCGAACATGACGCGAATCTGGGAGCGCTCGAAGTCGTCGACGCGCCCCGCGAGTTCGTGCATACCTCTCACTGTGACGGCTGGGTGATAACTTCCTCGTCACGACGGTCGACGGGGGGTGAACGCGAGACCGGAGTGACCACGGCGGACCGTCTCCGCGACAGAACTCTGTGGGGCGGTTGCGGTGCGGCGGTGGCGGTGCCGCCGCGGCGGCGGCGGTGCGGAGGTCAGACAGACCGAGGTTAGGGCACGACTAACGGCCCGCTCGACAGGATCTGTGTCGCGGTCGCGGTGTGGTGGCGGGGCGGTGGCGGGGCGGTGGCGGCACAGCGACCGAACAACAAAATTCACCGGTGCGGTTGCGGTGCGGAGGCGGAGCGGAGGCAGTGTGGAGGCGGGACGGCACTAGAATCGGGACGCGAGCGAGGGCCGAAGGCCCGAGCGAGCGCCTTTTTAATCGACATTTTTGCTCCGAGTGGTGCACGCCGCAGGCGCGCACCCGAGGAGGAAAAGTGTCGGTCGAAGACTTTTCGACTGCGGCTGTTGGAGTCTTGATCGATGACCGACCACGACTACGACGACGTGGGACTCGTCGCCGGCTTGGAGATTCACCAACAACTGGACACGGAGACGAAGCTGTTCTGCGAGTCGCCGACGGAGCTACGGGAGCCCTCGGAGGCGACACGGACGTTCACGCGGTACCTGCACCCGACGAAGTCGGAGTTGGGAGAGATCGACGAGGCGGCCCTAGAGGAGTCACAGGTCGACAGAGAGTTCGAGTACCTGGCGTACGACACGACCTGTCTCGTAGAGGAAGACGACGAGCCGCCGGGCGAGGTGGACGAGGAGGCGTTGTCGGTGGCGATCCAGATCGCGGAGCTGTTGGACGCGGAGGTGGTCGACGAGATCCAGGTGATGCGGAAGATCGTGATCGACGGCTCGAACACCTCCGGGTTCCAACGGTCGATGTTGGTCGCCCGCGGCGGCGAGATCCAGACGGACGAGGGTCCCGTCGGGATCGAGGACATGATGTTGGAAGAGGAGTCGGCACAGAAGGTGGCCGAGACGGACTCGGGGGTGCGGTACTCCTTGGACCGGCTGGGGATCCCGCTCGTAGAGATCGGGACGGCACCGGACATCCGGACGCCGGCACAGGCGCAGGAGGCGGCAGAGCAGATCGGGACGCTGCTGCGGTCGACCGGTGCCGTCCGGCGGGGGCTGGGGACGATCCGACAGGACGTGAACGTCTCCGTCGCCGAGGGGGCGCGGGTGGAGATCAAGGGCGTGCAGGCGTTGGATCAGATCGACGAGATCGTCGCGCTGGAGGCGGACCGCCAGTTGGCGCTCGTCGAGATCGCGGAGACGCTCCAGGAGCGTGACGCGGCCGTCGGGGATCCGGTCGAGGTGACGGACGTGTTCGCGGAGACGGAGTCGGCGGTGATCGGCGGAGCGTT belongs to Halobaculum sp. MBLA0143 and includes:
- a CDS encoding amino acid-binding protein, with the protein product MQSDTVGDATDGDPSDDLETDGGRGDPQVHTVQLELPDEPGQLLAALQPIADNGGNLMSVVHERGERTPRGRIPVEIDLECPPARFDGVLAGLRDAGVTVVTADAEAYADEVTVVLVGHLVDTGLSGTLQDVRDDAEVTVADVALSAPDADAREEPSAARLHLRTREGCTERALEAVRAVAAEKDLTVIEPLGGV
- a CDS encoding PadR family transcriptional regulator codes for the protein MTDVLLPLALLYADGRSEIRGATKLQKLAFLAQEEYGVEELHEFEPDRYGPFSESLAGTVNALEQKGFVEKREEQVPGGSEILVYSLTDEGAKLVEALLREQEGLERVLGSVEELKRDLGDKTIDRVLRQVYKTYPQYTTESGLNSAEGA
- a CDS encoding succinate dehydrogenase hydrophobic membrane anchor subunit, whose product is MSERYSSFEPGGRRWLWQRITAAFLVVVLAFHFFLLHFVNHAAEVSFAASSARMSQWTYYSLMVLFLLTATFHGVNGVYNALINQGLSGRRRRAVKWTLIAASAVLIVQGVRTANEWAGISLI
- a CDS encoding succinate dehydrogenase/fumarate reductase iron-sulfur subunit, with protein sequence MSTQVPKSETDAEAETETEESPGDQRRRQRDEGRSDAAERLRRETEAAPDGDEDTVHLKVFRYDPDVEGKMEPRFDDFHVPFEKGMTVLDALIYARDNYDASLTFRHSCRQAICGSDALFVNGRQRLGCKTQLADLADPVRVEPLPHAEVRKDLVVDMSHFYDQMESVEPYFQTDETPDEELAEQRQSRENREKIKMSTRCIWCGACMSSCNVAAGNNEYLGPAAINKAYRFTMDEREGEEMKEHRLRIVEQENGVWRCQTQFSCTEVCPKDIPLTEHIQELKREAVKNNLKFW
- a CDS encoding TrmB family transcriptional regulator; this encodes METDALVDTLQDAGLSPYQANAYVALLELGVASATEVAEVSDVPAPRIYDVLGALEDQGYIETYEQNTLHARAHSPTDVLEDLRTRSDRFERAADEVEDRWEQPELEGNEASIVSRFRTVLERAETFVDEAAHQVLLSTTTDHFRRLRPSLEAAYDRGVSVRVSLHTERETDVDTLPDPAGVATEVRHRPLPAPFLALADRRRACFAHHPEAYDQYGVLISDRTHTFVFYWYFLTSLWEQWEPVHDDQTDGLPVEYMDIRNCARDLSALDLSEHDARLRVEGYDVDTGEERELVGTVEAIRCPVPVEPDTHVVDLVGQVTLDVRTEEGTVPVGGWGALIEDVEATRITLLSVEPDPGSEWVDAHRDRTLE
- a CDS encoding homoserine dehydrogenase; translated protein: MRLAVLGAGAVGGAVAELADEYGHEVVALADSSTAAVDDDGVDAAAALQAKAADAGLGTAAPEDALAADYDVLVEATPTTLGDAQPGFDHVASALERDRDVVLANKGPVAERYADVRALAADSAGSVQFEATVAGAIPVLSTLSDLGPSRVDAVRGVLNGTANFVLSRMAAEGLGYEHVLAEAQDLGVAEADPAFDVEGTDAALKCVILSNRLAEAETESVAELRAATTSLAEAEIQGITDLPPNALELAADDGQTVRLIGEATRDSVRVGPRLVPENGTLAVSGTRNIVELETAHAGRLAISGRGAGGDATATAVLSDVNRL
- a CDS encoding replication factor C large subunit — encoded protein: MSDWTEKYRPSSLSELRGNDSAVDAVREWARSWDDHGEAAVLHGSPGIGKTSAAHALAADRGWETVELNASDQRTADDIERYAGRAASNTTLGSAGDDGDDGRQLVIVDEADNIHGNYDRGGAGAVTRLVEEARQPVVLIANDYYDMSRGLRNATREIEFRDVSARSILPVLRDLCRKEGIEFETAALERIAEQNDGDLRGAVNDLQAVAEGREHLELADVVTSDRDQTVDLFPFLDLVLKETDDAREALQTSYDVEETPDDLVGWIEENAPKEYDGAALARAYDSLANADRWLGVVRATQDYSYWRYAGDAATAGVAAARDGTGGGWTRWTRPTFYHSSSNTADHVVRQIARAEGTSMATARREVLPFLSTLTHHCKPRELTVRMAAAYDLEEDHVAFVTGSGETTNKVQSIVEDAAERRAALVEEHAAGAFEGTASLAEDAEQPDDAAADDASADTETDADAEGEEEDDDQSGLGDFV
- the sdhC gene encoding succinate dehydrogenase, cytochrome b556 subunit, with the protein product MSQSYERGLVEDFGRWREFSAGMWAWVFHKFTGWVLVGYLFTHIAVLSTALQSPGMYTETIATLESLLLVRVLEIGLLAVAVFHILNGLRLLLVDLGIGLEAQDRAFYASLGLTGAIVVASVPTFLAGVF
- a CDS encoding DUF6338 family protein; translated protein: MANPGTLPVTLVTILLLVAPGYLAIRVFLRVAERNDTLDRTAKIVWSSAASLGSLLLLYLASPVYFDRVTDFGKALTESGVVTGETLFGSSLSTGVLLYGSHLLVLFVLTGPLGLADRQRGDDDRDRREPWRYAFDDAGGGQIEVFLENGPHIRGEFDPSAWDSSRKDLYLRDPKSLSDGKPVPLEQSMLIRSEWITGVVFPEDDPNGGLMENEKLSEQQMQILDNYLGSLELVGTNSFTTRKSEINDGLNNDSTEDTDGDESS